One Streptomyces sp. NBC_00102 DNA segment encodes these proteins:
- a CDS encoding HNH endonuclease: MPHVLVLNASYEPLGVVPLHRALVLVLENKAVCLEESGALLRSPTTAVPAPSVVRLKRFVRVPYRGPVPLTRRALFARDGGRCVYCGAAATSVDHVVPRSRGGLHAWENVVAACRHCNHVKADRHLPELGWRLRHQPAPPTGLAWRIIGTGHRDPRWLPYLQPFGADDAMARIDGVSA, translated from the coding sequence GTGCCGCACGTCCTGGTTCTCAACGCGTCGTACGAGCCGCTCGGCGTCGTACCGCTCCACCGCGCGCTCGTCCTCGTCCTCGAAAACAAGGCCGTGTGCCTCGAAGAGTCCGGCGCCCTCCTGCGCAGCCCCACCACCGCCGTACCGGCGCCCAGCGTGGTCCGCCTCAAGCGCTTCGTCCGGGTCCCCTACCGGGGGCCCGTTCCGCTCACCCGCCGGGCGCTCTTCGCCCGCGACGGCGGCCGCTGCGTGTACTGCGGCGCCGCCGCCACCAGCGTCGACCACGTCGTCCCGCGCAGCCGGGGCGGACTGCACGCCTGGGAGAACGTGGTGGCCGCCTGCCGCCACTGCAACCACGTCAAGGCCGACCGGCACCTCCCCGAGCTGGGCTGGCGCCTGCGCCACCAGCCCGCACCGCCCACCGGCCTGGCGTGGCGGATCATCGGCACCGGCCACCGCGACCCCCGCTGGCTTCCCTACCTCCAGCCGTTCGGCGCGGACGACGCGATGGCCCGGATCGACGGCGTCTCCGCCTGA